One Owenweeksia hongkongensis DSM 17368 genomic region harbors:
- a CDS encoding MBL fold metallo-hydrolase yields MILKTLLVLLIVGGVAVAAYLKMNPQFGGSISKAEKKQFSKSQQWDGEKFVNQKETLMDLGIKEMPGLLKKQFTGRENRGPKEKLPLIKFDRKTWDADTTSFQFIWFGHSVGLMKMAGKNILIDPMFGADASPIGPFRTNRYTDSTLYVIDQLPEIDAVLITHDHYDHLDYDSFKKLKGKVGHYYVPLGVKRHLLRWDIADEDITEFDWWESANLDEVKMTFVPSRHFSGRGLTDRAESLWGGWTFISTKHRVYWSGDGGYDTHFKEIGERLGPFDWAFLECGQYNKLWHHIHMYPEESVQAAIDVKAKTSIPIHWGAFTLALHDWRDPVQRFGEEAKAKGVHIAMPELGEVIRFQGKEENGFWWEGFE; encoded by the coding sequence ATGATTTTAAAAACACTTTTAGTCCTTTTAATTGTGGGTGGTGTTGCAGTGGCTGCATACCTCAAAATGAATCCACAGTTTGGAGGAAGTATTTCAAAAGCGGAAAAAAAACAGTTTTCAAAATCTCAGCAATGGGATGGTGAAAAGTTTGTGAATCAGAAGGAAACGCTGATGGATCTTGGCATTAAAGAAATGCCGGGATTATTAAAAAAACAGTTTACAGGTAGAGAAAATAGAGGACCAAAAGAAAAATTACCACTTATAAAATTTGATAGGAAAACCTGGGATGCTGATACCACAAGTTTTCAATTTATATGGTTTGGGCATTCGGTAGGATTGATGAAAATGGCGGGAAAAAACATATTAATTGACCCGATGTTTGGCGCAGATGCTTCGCCTATAGGGCCGTTCAGAACCAATAGATATACCGACAGCACCCTTTATGTGATAGATCAATTGCCCGAAATTGATGCAGTTTTGATCACACACGATCACTACGATCATTTGGACTATGACAGCTTTAAGAAACTAAAAGGAAAAGTCGGTCATTATTATGTTCCACTTGGAGTTAAGCGTCATTTGCTGAGATGGGATATTGCCGATGAGGATATTACAGAATTTGACTGGTGGGAGTCTGCTAATCTAGATGAAGTAAAAATGACTTTTGTGCCTTCACGCCACTTTTCAGGCAGGGGACTGACCGACAGAGCAGAAAGCCTTTGGGGCGGTTGGACATTTATAAGCACTAAACATAGAGTGTATTGGAGTGGAGATGGTGGCTATGACACCCATTTTAAAGAAATAGGAGAAAGGTTAGGGCCCTTTGACTGGGCATTTTTAGAGTGCGGCCAATACAACAAACTGTGGCATCATATCCACATGTATCCTGAAGAAAGTGTGCAGGCTGCGATTGATGTAAAAGCCAAAACAAGTATTCCCATACATTGGGGAGCATTTACTTTGGCACTGCATGATTGGAGAGATCCAGTGCAAAGGTTTGGGGAAGAGGCGAAAGCAAAAGGAGTACATATTGCAATGCCAGAATTAGGAGAGGTGATTAGGTTTCAAGGAAAAGAAGAAAACGGTTTTTGGTGGGAAGGTTTTGAGTAG
- a CDS encoding SDR family NAD(P)-dependent oxidoreductase: MSLLKDKTAIVTGAGSGIGESIALLFAENGTRLVLTDVDEEGGQRVLQAVKDKGAEAIFVKADSGSAEDNERIVGEAQKAFADVHIAVNNAGIGGAQAPVGEYPIESWDKVIGVNLSGVFYGMRYQIPAMQKAGGGAIVNIASILGQVGFEQSSAYVAAKHGVVGLTKNAALEYSSKGIRVNAIGPGFIKTPLLDENLPQEQLNQLAGLHPIGRLGKPEEVAELVLWLASEKASFVCGSYYPVDGGYLSR; this comes from the coding sequence ATGAGTTTATTAAAAGATAAAACGGCAATTGTAACTGGTGCCGGTTCTGGTATTGGTGAAAGCATTGCACTTCTATTCGCTGAAAATGGTACACGACTTGTACTCACAGATGTTGACGAGGAGGGCGGGCAACGTGTATTGCAAGCTGTCAAAGACAAAGGTGCGGAAGCTATTTTTGTAAAAGCAGACTCAGGTAGCGCTGAAGACAATGAAAGAATAGTAGGTGAAGCTCAAAAAGCCTTTGCTGATGTACATATTGCCGTGAATAATGCGGGCATTGGAGGAGCCCAAGCTCCAGTTGGTGAATATCCAATTGAAAGTTGGGACAAAGTAATTGGTGTAAACCTTTCTGGAGTATTTTATGGAATGCGATACCAAATTCCCGCCATGCAAAAAGCAGGAGGCGGAGCCATTGTAAATATTGCTTCTATACTTGGCCAAGTAGGTTTTGAGCAAAGTTCAGCTTATGTGGCGGCAAAGCATGGGGTGGTTGGACTTACAAAGAATGCAGCTTTAGAATATTCTAGTAAAGGAATACGTGTAAACGCAATTGGCCCAGGTTTTATTAAAACACCACTTCTAGATGAAAACTTACCTCAGGAGCAATTAAATCAGCTAGCTGGACTTCATCCGATCGGCCGCTTGGGAAAACCGGAAGAGGTAGCGGAACTAGTTCTATGGCTGGCCAGCGAAAAAGCATCTTTTGTTTGTGGATCGTACTACCCTGTAGATGGTGGATACCTTTCTAGATAG
- a CDS encoding TetR/AcrR family transcriptional regulator: MEIAATALKLFSKNGIRAVSKQDIINAAREKMNLPISKDEILEQCMAEIESEIRKIVPKTHDPLLSPADQILRIYNDLFHYMLNFNLAFFNDLRKYHSMHFNYLMEVLEDSIYNEVKRLLKKGKAQGNIMFWIDVDLECFIHKTMLTQILSEFNLQTNDYTIEQIYTQIFTVRFKGIQVDISD, translated from the coding sequence ATGGAAATAGCAGCTACAGCTTTAAAACTCTTTTCGAAAAATGGTATTCGTGCAGTGTCCAAACAGGATATTATAAATGCCGCTCGCGAAAAGATGAACTTGCCTATATCTAAGGATGAAATCCTTGAGCAATGCATGGCAGAAATAGAGAGTGAAATTCGAAAGATAGTACCTAAAACACATGATCCCCTTCTATCTCCTGCCGATCAGATTCTGAGGATTTACAACGACTTGTTCCATTACATGCTCAATTTTAATTTGGCATTTTTTAATGATCTAAGAAAGTATCACTCCATGCATTTTAATTACCTGATGGAGGTTTTGGAGGATTCTATTTATAACGAAGTAAAGCGCCTTTTAAAGAAAGGGAAAGCTCAGGGAAATATAATGTTTTGGATAGATGTAGATCTGGAGTGCTTTATTCACAAAACTATGCTTACCCAAATTCTATCTGAGTTTAACCTTCAAACCAATGATTACACCATTGAACAAATTTATACTCAAATTTTCACCGTTAGGTTTAAAGGAATTCAAGTAGATATTTCGGACTAG
- a CDS encoding efflux RND transporter permease subunit → MQIVKTSIKRPTMVVVIFTILLALGAFSYTKLNYELIPKITRPVVSVTTIYPGASPYEVENSVTKNIEDAVSSMEGIKKITSTSMESVSSVVIELEQSMDVDVSLQEAQRKINSMINDLPEDVETPSLGKFDFSDLPIMRLGVSGNLSPTELYDLVDNKIAPALSKLPGVAQVNILGGQEREVRVNVNEEKLSGYNLSILQVSQAINNANLDFPTGKIKDGGKQTTIRLSGKYSSVDQMKDLVIVRDQDGSVVHLSDVADVEDTKKDAEIYSRIDGENSIGLTIQKQSDANAVEISELAYKEMASLSELYAKNGIDFKVASDSSEFTLEAANGVMHDLMIAIVLVALIMLLFLHSFRTAIIVMVSVPMSIIATLTAMYLFGFSLNLMSLLALSLVVGILVDDAIVVIENIYRHLEMGKSKFQAAYDGVREIGTTVVSITLVIIAVFLPIALTGGTVGDLLLQFSGTVAVSTALSLLVAFTVIPLLASRFAKVEHIKETSLIGKVVNGFEGIVNSFEKGMSNALEWSFNHKAIVLVSTLVLFFSSFALVGFGFIGSEFVASGDRGEFIIELEMPKKSTLENTNFATRKIERFISQYPEVESINTTVGQGNGAMSASTSEPYKAQVSVKLVEKDKRNVSSEVLAREIKIALEETIPGGKIKSIPVSIMGTADDAPIQVILSGSELDTLLTYSKKVMADIGAIEGTAQIETSVDEGNPEVKVEVDRDKMAELGLSLEVVGGSMQTAFSGTQDTKFRDGENEYDITIQLDEFDRASANDIRNLSFINNRGEVIRLGQFAKVVDGAGPSKLERLDKSSTVTVKAQVIGRPVGTVGTEVDQMMAGMDLPAGVSYQMGGQLEQQGEAFGSLFFALFASLALVYLIMVALYDSYAYPFVVMFSLPLAVIGALLALALTNSSLSIFSILGMIMLIGLVAKNAILVVDFTNQLKAAGLEVKQALMKATQTRIRPILMTTLAMAIGMLPIALADGPGAEWKNGLAWVLIGGLTSSMFLTLIVVPVIYYLMDRVLAKFGWDKELVIELDESPMEHNSEVEESLKEAQLTSQEKEEEEPEFVW, encoded by the coding sequence ATGCAAATTGTAAAAACATCCATAAAGCGACCTACCATGGTAGTGGTGATTTTCACCATACTACTAGCCTTGGGAGCTTTTAGCTACACAAAGCTTAACTACGAACTGATACCAAAAATCACTCGTCCGGTGGTATCTGTTACTACCATTTACCCTGGTGCATCACCTTATGAGGTAGAAAATTCTGTGACCAAAAATATTGAAGACGCGGTGTCTTCGATGGAGGGAATTAAGAAGATTACATCTACCTCTATGGAAAGTGTTTCTTCTGTAGTAATTGAACTAGAGCAGTCGATGGACGTTGATGTTTCTTTACAGGAAGCACAGCGAAAAATCAACTCCATGATAAATGATTTACCCGAAGATGTAGAAACACCTTCACTTGGTAAATTTGACTTCAGCGACCTTCCTATTATGCGACTCGGTGTATCGGGAAATTTATCGCCTACTGAGCTTTATGACTTGGTTGACAATAAGATCGCCCCTGCCCTTTCAAAGCTTCCCGGTGTAGCTCAGGTAAACATTTTGGGTGGTCAGGAACGCGAAGTTCGGGTAAACGTAAACGAAGAAAAACTTAGTGGTTATAATCTAAGTATTCTTCAGGTGAGCCAAGCTATAAATAATGCAAACCTTGATTTTCCTACAGGAAAAATAAAAGACGGTGGTAAGCAAACTACCATTCGCCTTAGCGGAAAATACTCTTCGGTAGATCAAATGAAGGACTTGGTGATTGTTCGAGATCAGGACGGATCTGTAGTTCATTTATCCGATGTGGCTGATGTAGAGGACACAAAGAAAGACGCTGAGATTTATAGCCGCATTGATGGTGAAAATTCTATCGGACTAACCATCCAAAAGCAAAGTGATGCCAATGCAGTAGAGATTAGTGAATTGGCTTACAAGGAAATGGCGAGTCTTTCAGAGCTTTATGCTAAAAATGGAATTGACTTTAAAGTTGCTTCTGATAGTTCTGAGTTTACGCTAGAAGCTGCCAATGGTGTAATGCATGACCTTATGATAGCCATTGTGCTGGTAGCCCTTATCATGCTGCTGTTTTTGCACAGTTTCCGTACGGCAATTATTGTAATGGTTTCGGTACCGATGTCTATCATCGCTACGCTTACTGCCATGTATTTATTTGGCTTTTCGCTAAACCTTATGTCGCTGCTCGCACTATCCCTTGTAGTAGGTATTTTGGTTGATGATGCCATTGTGGTGATAGAAAATATATACCGTCACCTGGAAATGGGTAAATCCAAATTTCAAGCTGCTTATGATGGAGTTCGTGAAATTGGAACAACCGTAGTTTCTATTACTCTCGTAATTATCGCGGTGTTCTTGCCTATTGCCCTTACCGGTGGTACTGTGGGAGATTTGCTTCTTCAGTTTTCAGGAACTGTGGCCGTAAGTACAGCCTTGAGTTTACTGGTTGCATTTACAGTAATTCCATTGTTGGCTTCACGTTTTGCCAAAGTAGAGCACATCAAAGAAACCAGCCTTATCGGAAAAGTGGTAAACGGTTTTGAAGGAATTGTAAACTCGTTTGAAAAGGGAATGTCCAATGCCTTGGAATGGTCTTTTAACCATAAGGCTATAGTTTTGGTGAGCACGCTTGTTCTTTTCTTCTCTTCATTTGCTTTGGTAGGATTCGGTTTTATCGGTAGCGAATTTGTCGCCTCCGGTGATCGTGGTGAATTTATCATAGAGCTGGAAATGCCAAAAAAATCTACTCTGGAGAACACCAATTTTGCAACCCGTAAAATTGAGCGTTTCATCAGTCAATATCCTGAAGTAGAATCTATCAACACCACCGTTGGTCAAGGTAATGGAGCCATGTCCGCCAGCACCAGCGAGCCTTATAAAGCCCAGGTAAGTGTAAAGTTGGTAGAAAAAGATAAGAGAAACGTTAGTTCGGAAGTATTAGCTCGCGAGATAAAAATTGCCCTTGAAGAAACCATTCCTGGAGGAAAAATAAAATCTATTCCGGTAAGTATAATGGGTACCGCTGATGACGCCCCTATTCAGGTAATTCTTAGCGGATCAGAGCTTGACACTTTGCTGACTTACTCCAAAAAAGTAATGGCCGACATTGGAGCTATTGAGGGTACAGCCCAAATTGAAACTAGTGTAGATGAGGGTAATCCGGAAGTAAAAGTAGAAGTTGATCGCGATAAGATGGCCGAACTTGGATTATCTCTGGAAGTTGTTGGAGGAAGTATGCAAACCGCCTTTAGTGGAACACAAGACACCAAATTCCGCGATGGCGAAAATGAATATGACATTACTATTCAATTAGATGAATTTGATCGTGCCAGTGCCAATGATATTCGCAACCTATCTTTTATAAATAACCGTGGAGAGGTAATTAGACTTGGGCAATTTGCCAAAGTGGTTGATGGTGCCGGTCCGTCAAAATTGGAACGTTTGGATAAATCAAGTACCGTTACCGTAAAGGCTCAGGTTATTGGTCGCCCGGTGGGTACGGTTGGTACCGAAGTTGATCAAATGATGGCTGGAATGGATTTACCAGCAGGTGTATCTTACCAAATGGGAGGACAGCTGGAACAACAAGGCGAAGCTTTCGGTAGCTTGTTTTTTGCACTCTTCGCTTCACTTGCCTTGGTATACCTCATTATGGTGGCACTTTATGATAGTTATGCTTATCCTTTTGTGGTAATGTTCTCCCTTCCCCTAGCGGTGATAGGAGCACTACTTGCACTGGCTCTTACCAATAGTTCATTGAGTATTTTCTCCATACTTGGTATGATTATGCTCATCGGTCTTGTGGCCAAGAATGCGATTCTGGTAGTCGACTTTACTAATCAGCTAAAAGCTGCTGGGCTTGAAGTAAAACAAGCTTTGATGAAAGCTACGCAAACACGTATCCGTCCTATCCTTATGACCACATTGGCCATGGCCATAGGAATGTTACCAATTGCCCTGGCTGATGGCCCTGGGGCAGAGTGGAAAAACGGACTAGCTTGGGTACTTATCGGTGGACTTACCAGCTCCATGTTCCTCACTCTTATTGTAGTTCCGGTAATATATTACCTAATGGATAGAGTGTTGGCCAAGTTTGGTTGGGATAAAGAGTTGGTGATTGAATTAGATGAATCACCGATGGAGCATAATTCTGAAGTAGAGGAATCGCTCAAAGAAGCTCAACTCACCAGCCAAGAGAAAGAAGAAGAAGAACCGGAATTTGTCTGGTAA
- a CDS encoding efflux RND transporter periplasmic adaptor subunit translates to MKKVIIAVVVIASIGLVAWKLSDNKKQMAETAKLAEKVSDYIPVELGTVTSKKLESHVTNIGTFEAYTDLTMLAETEGLVLKIYHKKGDFVKKGELLAEVENELLQAEVTATKANYEKLKTDFNRFTKLAEKDAVTERQLEDINVATANAEAQYKSAKKRLEDTYIRATATGTINEDYIQEGSNISRKGKLYDIVDVSQLKLNVKVTGSHVLSIHEGDEVKVTSDIYPSKAFTAKVTAIAAKADNSLKYDIELLMKNSDENPLKAGMFGKAHFEFTNAGEGLYISREALAGSIKEPQVFIVQDGKAKLIDIAIGDILDNEIQVVAGLKEGDEVVVNGQINLKDGTKVKTLNANDDTNLSASK, encoded by the coding sequence ATGAAAAAAGTAATAATAGCCGTTGTAGTAATCGCTTCTATAGGATTAGTGGCCTGGAAACTATCAGACAATAAAAAACAGATGGCGGAAACCGCCAAGCTTGCCGAAAAGGTGAGTGATTACATTCCTGTAGAACTTGGAACAGTAACCAGCAAAAAGCTCGAAAGCCATGTAACTAATATTGGAACTTTTGAAGCTTACACAGACCTTACGATGCTTGCCGAGACAGAAGGTTTGGTTTTAAAGATCTATCACAAAAAAGGTGACTTTGTAAAAAAAGGTGAGCTTTTGGCAGAGGTGGAAAACGAACTTTTGCAAGCAGAAGTTACCGCCACAAAAGCTAATTACGAAAAGTTGAAAACAGACTTTAATCGTTTTACAAAATTAGCCGAAAAGGATGCTGTGACTGAGCGCCAGCTAGAGGATATAAATGTGGCCACAGCCAATGCGGAAGCGCAGTACAAAAGTGCCAAGAAACGTCTTGAGGATACTTACATCAGAGCAACGGCTACCGGAACCATAAACGAAGATTATATCCAGGAAGGTTCTAATATTTCCCGCAAAGGAAAACTGTACGACATAGTAGATGTAAGCCAGCTAAAGCTAAATGTGAAGGTTACTGGAAGCCATGTTTTAAGCATTCATGAAGGAGATGAAGTGAAGGTGACCAGTGATATTTATCCATCCAAAGCTTTTACCGCCAAGGTAACTGCTATAGCTGCTAAAGCTGACAATAGCCTTAAATATGATATTGAGCTATTGATGAAAAACAGTGATGAAAATCCTCTTAAAGCCGGGATGTTTGGCAAAGCACATTTTGAATTCACTAATGCAGGTGAAGGTTTGTATATCAGTCGTGAGGCTTTGGCAGGAAGTATAAAAGAACCGCAAGTTTTTATAGTTCAGGATGGTAAAGCAAAGCTAATTGACATCGCTATTGGCGACATATTGGACAATGAAATCCAGGTAGTAGCTGGATTAAAAGAAGGTGATGAAGTGGTAGTAAACGGCCAAATAAACCTGAAAGATGGCACCAAGGTAAAAACCTTGAATGCTAATGATGACACCAATCTTTCTGCAAGTAAATAA
- a CDS encoding TolC family protein — MRKTVISALMALIVSIPFAVKGQTDNSFTLKQSLDYALKNSIDIQKSILDKKQADHLVSEVRGTGLPQVNANGQFQNFPNLPTQLLPGEIVGQPGTQIPVQFGTKFNATGTIEASQLLYNQQFFTGLQAANASEQLYELLKIQTEEDVIYQVSTAYYQVLEIQASINALQANVDRLNEVEKIMKVQQENDLITKTDYNRLKVNRINIETNLQTLKTAEEQSKNYLKLLMGMSMEQNISLIKGEDIEEINLSTLQYEKEIPIEIQLLDKQYELNVLNKKSLQAGNYPSLAAFGQQSWNAQRNEFNFFDDSQSWFQQTVIGVQLNVPLFSGLQRHHQVQQAKIDIEKTQLDLLYAERGKSMEYQNAREQLLNSMKSVEAQRENKDLAQEVYDQTQELYAEQVGSLTDLLDAETSWRESQINYIREILKFKKAELDLLRAQGQLRQLSNS, encoded by the coding sequence ATGAGAAAAACCGTCATCAGTGCCCTAATGGCACTAATAGTCTCGATCCCATTTGCTGTGAAGGGTCAGACTGACAACAGCTTTACGCTAAAGCAGTCTTTAGACTACGCATTAAAAAACAGCATAGATATCCAAAAATCAATTTTGGATAAAAAACAAGCAGACCATTTGGTGTCTGAAGTTAGAGGAACCGGATTGCCACAGGTAAATGCCAATGGTCAATTTCAAAACTTCCCCAACCTCCCAACCCAACTCCTACCAGGTGAAATTGTAGGGCAGCCAGGAACACAAATTCCGGTGCAATTTGGTACAAAGTTCAATGCAACCGGAACCATTGAGGCGTCTCAATTACTTTATAACCAGCAATTTTTCACAGGTTTACAAGCCGCCAATGCTTCTGAGCAATTATATGAGTTGCTAAAAATCCAAACAGAAGAAGATGTAATCTACCAGGTTTCTACAGCTTATTATCAGGTGCTTGAAATACAAGCTTCTATAAATGCGCTACAGGCAAACGTAGACCGCCTGAATGAGGTAGAAAAAATAATGAAAGTGCAACAGGAAAATGACCTGATCACCAAAACGGATTATAACCGTTTGAAGGTAAACCGGATTAACATTGAGACGAACCTTCAAACTTTAAAAACCGCTGAAGAGCAATCCAAAAACTACCTGAAATTACTGATGGGAATGTCTATGGAGCAAAACATTTCGCTTATCAAAGGTGAAGACATTGAAGAAATCAATCTTTCTACACTTCAATACGAAAAGGAAATTCCCATTGAGATTCAGCTTTTGGACAAACAATATGAATTGAATGTGCTGAACAAGAAAAGCCTTCAGGCGGGCAACTACCCTTCTTTGGCAGCATTTGGTCAACAAAGTTGGAATGCACAGCGAAATGAATTTAACTTTTTTGATGACAGCCAGTCCTGGTTTCAACAAACCGTAATTGGTGTGCAACTCAATGTTCCACTTTTCAGTGGATTACAACGTCATCACCAGGTACAACAAGCCAAAATTGATATTGAAAAAACACAACTGGACTTGCTATATGCAGAGCGAGGAAAATCGATGGAATATCAAAATGCCCGTGAGCAATTGCTAAACAGCATGAAATCTGTAGAGGCACAACGCGAAAACAAAGATTTGGCTCAGGAAGTATATGATCAAACCCAAGAGTTATACGCTGAGCAAGTAGGTTCATTAACGGATTTGCTGGATGCCGAAACTTCATGGAGAGAATCCCAAATCAACTATATCCGTGAGATATTAAAATTCAAAAAAGCCGAGCTGGATTTACTTAGAGCTCAAGGTCAGCTTCGCCAATTATCAAACTCATAA